One Papaver somniferum cultivar HN1 chromosome 10, ASM357369v1, whole genome shotgun sequence genomic window carries:
- the LOC113316591 gene encoding uncharacterized protein LOC113316591, with amino-acid sequence MECFKRRILQLVFYGSYRMNGTKWKSEYDSNIRNFFKMENTKIKDQPLKECQWKIPGIRYTLFCCDGAANGNPSAEGYGVIARNHQSQVIGTISGSVGLATSFIAKDVSVVFTTEWAIKLQCSKIIIRSSDKTVMKAFRNGMVPWYLRARWLTSTSRLSDIQFEDCHKEISFSAESLARYGTGLPQGTTIIHNGRPSSLVQVEMPHTTYYRI; translated from the coding sequence ATGGAGTGTTTTAAAAGAAGAATTCTACAACTGGTTTTCTATGGAAGTTATAGAATGAATGGAACAAAATGGAAGTCAGAATATGATTCAAATATACGGAACTTTTTCAAGATGGAAAATACTAAAATTAAAGATCAGCCCTTGAAGGAGTGTCAGTGGAAGATTCCAGGGATTAGATATACGTTGTTCTGTTGTGATGGAGCGGCAAATGGAAATCCTAGTGCAGAAGGATATGGAGTTATTGCTAGAAACCATCAAAGTCAAGTCATTGGTACCATATCTGGAAGTGTTGGATTAGCTACAAGCTTTATTGCTAAAGATGTATCTGTGGTTTTCACTACTGAGTGGGCTATAAAACTGCAATGTAGTAAGATCATAATTAGATCATCTGACAAAACAGTAATGAAAGCTTTCAGAAATGGTATGGTTCCTTGGTATCTGAGAGCAAGATGGTTAACATCAACTAGCAGATTGTCTGACATTCAATTTGAAGATTGCCACAAAGAAATTAGTTTCTCTGCTGAAAGTTTAGCAAGGTATGGAACTGGATTACCTCAAGGTACAACTATAATTCATAATGGAAGGCCATCTTCTTTAGTTCAAGTAGAAATGCCTCATACTACATATTACAGAATTTGA